The following coding sequences lie in one Drosophila bipectinata strain 14024-0381.07 chromosome XR, DbipHiC1v2, whole genome shotgun sequence genomic window:
- the LOC138927798 gene encoding uncharacterized protein has protein sequence MPRARKRFAESPVKDSDNESSSSEVGLPPPPADDANLLSILEMQNRNFAELIKQVQCSQNEPKDAKNIVLPKFNPDRAGSDALSWCSTVDYILSENQLVGSALVMSLSKSLEGTASHWLSQTCFPGITWTQFRELFLQYFSGTETLAATVMNLLNARPNEGECLSLYGSRMVTSLMARWKSLSVEQIAVSVTLAHAAGIDKRLRRLVFTTDIKTRNELHQELKAFSFDTRQNQHSSDNLSAPQEKRVRTMSHITCHNCGKPGHKKAECRFNKEATQRQQPRNQQFGAKDRSSVICYKCGKAGHVSTVCPDRQERPPMKSNTIKDVNICTVLEPLGTLRQFGESFQFYFDSGAECSLIKETASLRLSGTRINNVVTLRVLDNHIKYDALIGREILSQGIGVTITSSALTMFNEKSVLPVVVSECTPDLAGVDTDLHGQDKDKLLSILQGYSNSFINGIPQSRVTTGQLEIRLIDQNKTVQRRPYRLSVEEKEKVRHSIQELLEANIIRHSSSPFASPMLLVRKKNGTDRLCVDYRELNANTVSDKRMPEKGITTELDDECDDEEITELNDEVSDEDATDQAGEGCDLEIE, from the exons ATGCCACGCGCCAGAAAACGTTTCGCCGAAAGTCCGGTCAAAGACTCGGATAATGAATCCTCGTCATCAGAAGTGGGATTACCTCCGCCTCCAGCCGATGATGCAAATCTTTTGTCAATTTTGGAGATGCAAAATCGTAATTTCGCTGAGCTAATAAAACAAGTGCAGTGCTCTCAAAATGAACCAAAAGATGCCAAAAACATTGTTCTGCCAAAGTTCAACCCTGATCGTGCAGGATCAGACGCTCTCTCCTGGTGTTCAACGGTCGACTACATCTTGTCCGAAAACCAGCTAGTGGGCAGCGCTCTTGTAATGTCCCTCAGCAAATCACTGGAAGGCACCGCATCTCACTGGCTCTCGCAGACATGTTTTCCCGGCATTACGTGGACGCAGTTCCGAGAATTatttttgcaatatttttcTGGAACGGAGACTTTGGCCGCAACCGTTATGAATTTGCTAAATGCACGCCCAAACGAAGGAGAGTGCTTGTCGCTGTATGGAAGCAGAATGGTCACATCACTTATGGCCCGCTGGAAGTCACTTAGCGTCGAGCAGATTGCAGTATCCGTTACGTTGGCACATGCAGCTGGGATAGACAAACGATTGCGCCGTTTGGTTTTTACGACGGATATCAAAACCAGAAACGAGCTGCATCAGGAACTCAAAGCCTTTTCGTTCGACACTAGACAGAACCAGCATTCGAGTGACAACTTATCAGCACCCCAAGAAAAAAGAGTCAGGACTATGTCTCACATCACGTGTCATAATTGTGGCAAACCCGGACACAAGAAGGCGGAATGTCGCTTTAATAAAGAGGCAACTCAGCGTCAGCAGCCCCGTAATCAACAATTTGGAGCAAAAGATCGATCATCCGTGATCTGCTATAAATGTGGAAAAGCTGGACATGTATCTACTGTGTGCCCAGATCGTCAGGAGCGTCCGCCGATGAAGAGCAATACCATCAAAGACGTAAACATATGCACAGTACTTGAGCCCTTAGGAACGTTGCGGCAGTTTGGTGAGTCGTTCCAATTTTACTTCGACTCCGGAGCCGAATGTTCACTCATCAAAGAGACTGCATCACTGAGATTATCCGGCACTAGAATAAACAACGTAGTGACATTGAGGG TTTTAGACAATCATATCAAATACGACGCTCTGATTGGCCGGGAAATTTTGAGCCAGGGCATCGGCGTGACAATTACATCAAGCGCGCTTACTATGTTTAACGAAAAGTCTGTATTACCTGTCGTAGTCTCCGAATGCACTCCTGACCTGGCTGGTGTCGATACCGATTTACATGGACAGGATAAAGACAAACTGCTCTCAATATTACAGGGGTATTCAAATTCTTTTATAAACGGTATACCACAGAGTCGCGTGACTACGGGACAGTTAGAGATTCGCTTGATTGATCAGAATAAGACGGTTCAGAGACGCCCTTATCGATTGAGTGtggaagaaaaagaaaaggttAGACATTCCATTCAAGAGCTGTTGGAAGCAAACATAATAAGACACAGTTCCTCTCCTTTCGCGAGTCCGATGTTACTTGTCCGCAAGAAAAATGGTACAGACCGTCTGTGTGTTGATTATCGTGAGCTTAATGCCAATACCGTTTCCGACAA